One genomic segment of Chelonia mydas isolate rCheMyd1 chromosome 1, rCheMyd1.pri.v2, whole genome shotgun sequence includes these proteins:
- the LOC119565169 gene encoding olfactory receptor 51G2-like has protein sequence MSAVNETKFNPAVFFLTGIPGKEDVHLWISIPFCFVYVTSIIGNSLILFVIKTDPSLHEPMYIFLSMLAFTDLGLSITTIPTTLGIYLFNSREISLNACFTQMFFIHFLATIESAMLLMMAFDRFVAICNPLRYASILTLPRIAKMGLVVVLRGVAIELPFPLLLKQFQYCRANVLSHSYCLYQDIMKLACADITVNNIHGLFVTLITLWLDSLLIFLSYVMILKAVLSIASHMECLRALNTCASHLCAVLVFYMPEFSLTVIHRFWRGSSPLFQILLGYSYLLGPPLINPIVYSVKSKHLRARIIRVFVK, from the coding sequence ATGTCAGCTGTCAATGAAACCAAATTCAACCCTGCCGTTTTCTTTCTCACCGGGATACCTGGGAAGGAAGACGTCCATCTCTggatctctatccccttctgcttTGTGTATGTTACTTCAATAATAGGAAATTCACTCATTCTGTTTgttataaaaacagatccaagcctccatgagcccatgtacattttcctttccatgttggcctTCACAGACCTTGGTTTATCGATAACCACCATACCGACGACACTGGGTATATACTTGTTTAACTCTAGGGAAATCAGCCTCAATGCTTGTTTTACCCAGATGTTCTTTATCCACTTTCTTGCAACAATTGAATCCGCCATGCTTTTGATGATGGCCTTTGATCGCTTCGttgcaatctgtaacccactgagaTATGCTTCCATCTTAACCCTGCCGAGAATAGCCAAGATGGGGTTGGTGGTTGTGCTAAGAGGTGTGGCCATAGAATTACCATTCCCCTTACTCCTGAAACAGTTCCAATACTGTCGAGCCAACGTCCTCTCCCATTCTTACTGCCTGTACCAGGACATCATGAAGTTGGCATGTGCGGACATCACAGTCAATAACATCCATGGCTTGTTTGTTACACTCATAACGCTGTGGTTGGACTCGctgctcatcttcctctcttatgtgatgatcctcAAAGCAGTGCTAAGCATCGCATCCCACATGGAGTGCCTCAGGGCCTTGAACACCTGCGCCTCCCACCTCTGCGCCGTCCTGGTCTTCTACATGCCAGAGTTCAGCCTGACTGTCATACACCGATTCTGGAGGGGCTCTTCTCCCTTGTTTCAAATTCTCCTTGGCTACAGCTACTTGCTGGGCCCGCCCCTGATTAATCCAATAGTGTACAGtgtgaaaagcaaacaccttCGTGCAAGGATAATTAGGGTGTTTGTCAAATGA